A region from the Maridesulfovibrio zosterae DSM 11974 genome encodes:
- the cheB gene encoding chemotaxis-specific protein-glutamate methyltransferase CheB, with protein sequence MKIGIVNEAAVAVEILKKVVLSAEYDVIWIAHNGEQAVDKCRKETPDLVLMDLVMPVMDGIEATRLIMSDCPCPVLIVTASIEDNSSKIFEAMGAGALDVVPTPEIGPDGNLKGAEGLIAKISVIKKLSGNGKESSNRKKIESCPDKVPPVLAIGSSTGGPSALALLLGSLPENFPAAIVIVQHVDGQFSDNLAQWLDRQTKIEVSIACNGESVKPGRAYLAPGDKHMLMGPCGTIQITSDPGESLYVPSVDLLFESLCCADLPQNSVAVLLTGMGADGARGLLGLKKSAWLTIAQDEESSVVWGMPGAAVKMDAACEICSLDEMSRHILRHFKKDFRR encoded by the coding sequence ATGAAAATTGGTATTGTAAATGAGGCGGCCGTTGCAGTTGAAATACTTAAAAAGGTCGTCCTTTCAGCAGAATATGATGTTATATGGATTGCTCATAATGGTGAACAGGCTGTAGATAAGTGCCGAAAAGAGACTCCTGATCTAGTGCTTATGGATCTTGTCATGCCTGTAATGGACGGAATTGAGGCTACCAGATTGATTATGAGTGATTGTCCTTGTCCGGTCCTGATTGTGACTGCCAGTATTGAAGACAATTCCTCCAAAATATTTGAAGCGATGGGTGCAGGAGCTCTTGACGTGGTTCCCACTCCTGAAATCGGCCCTGATGGGAATCTTAAAGGAGCCGAAGGACTGATTGCAAAGATTTCTGTGATCAAGAAATTGAGTGGCAACGGAAAGGAATCCAGTAATAGAAAAAAAATTGAATCATGTCCTGATAAAGTTCCTCCGGTGCTGGCCATTGGCAGTTCAACTGGCGGGCCGTCAGCACTAGCTCTGTTGCTTGGATCTTTACCGGAAAATTTTCCTGCGGCTATTGTTATTGTACAGCATGTAGATGGGCAATTTTCAGATAATCTTGCTCAGTGGCTTGATCGTCAGACTAAAATAGAGGTGTCGATTGCATGTAACGGTGAGTCAGTAAAGCCCGGAAGAGCCTATCTTGCTCCTGGAGACAAGCATATGCTTATGGGGCCTTGCGGAACTATTCAAATTACTTCTGACCCGGGTGAAAGTCTTTATGTCCCCTCGGTTGATTTGCTTTTTGAAAGTCTGTGCTGCGCTGATTTACCACAAAACTCTGTAGCTGTTCTACTTACAGGAATGGGAGCTGACGGAGCCAGAGGATTGCTTGGGCTTAAAAAATCCGCTTGGTTGACCATCGCACAAGATGAAGAGTCAAGTGTTGTCTGGGGGATGCCCGGAGCAGCTGTAAAAATGGACGCTGCCTGTGAAATTTGCTCTTTAGACGAAATGTCGAGACATATTCTTCGGCATTTTAAAAAAGATTTCAGGAGATAA
- a CDS encoding response regulator, whose amino-acid sequence MSVDKILVVEDHSDTIELLKYNFTSSGYEVVTAMDGHKALEQARNEHPDLILLDLMLPGIDGLEVCRRLKQEVATQHIPVIMLTAKGEEVDRVVGLELGVDDYIVKPFSPRELVLRVKAVLRRSSEVEPKRPGKWNHEGLTVDFEAHTVECDGELVTLTATEFKLFSELLQHEGKVRTRDHLLDTVWDTHFEGYSRTVDTHIRRLRQKLGRYADYIETVRGVGYRFKHV is encoded by the coding sequence GTGTCAGTAGATAAAATACTGGTCGTTGAAGACCATAGCGATACAATTGAATTATTAAAATACAATTTTACTTCATCAGGCTACGAAGTTGTAACAGCCATGGACGGGCATAAAGCCCTTGAGCAGGCTAGAAATGAACATCCTGATCTTATTCTGCTGGATCTTATGCTTCCAGGAATTGACGGCCTTGAAGTCTGTCGCAGATTAAAACAGGAAGTTGCTACACAGCATATCCCGGTTATCATGCTTACAGCCAAGGGGGAAGAAGTTGACCGTGTTGTCGGACTTGAACTTGGTGTTGATGATTATATTGTAAAGCCTTTCAGTCCCCGTGAATTAGTACTGCGGGTTAAAGCTGTACTGCGCCGCAGTTCTGAAGTTGAGCCTAAACGCCCCGGTAAGTGGAATCATGAAGGTCTTACCGTTGACTTTGAGGCTCATACTGTTGAATGCGATGGAGAGCTGGTTACGCTCACAGCTACTGAATTCAAGCTTTTTTCTGAACTGCTTCAACATGAGGGCAAAGTCCGCACTCGTGACCACCTGCTTGATACCGTTTGGGATACTCATTTTGAAGGTTATTCCAGAACAGTAGATACGCACATTCGCAGATTACGCCAGAAGCTAGGTCGTTACGCTGATTACATTGAAACAGTAAGAGGTGTTGGCTATCGTTTTAAGCACGTTTAA
- a CDS encoding SpoIIE family protein phosphatase, with amino-acid sequence MIDATSSEELLTQHKISVLLIDDQPMVGEAIRRMLEGEEDIDFHFVSDPTLAIPTAEKLQPTVILQDLVMPDIDGMTMVKFMRVNSRLKDIPLIVLSTKEEATTKAKAFELGANDYLVKLPDRIELLARIRYHSKGYINLLQRNEAYKQLLESRDEMRKELAVAADYVTSLLPSPVTEGDIQADWRFIPSASLGGDSFGYHWLDDDHFAMYLLDVCDHGVGSALLSVSAMNVLRSQTLPDTDFLKPEMVLKSLNDSFQMDQQNNLYFTMWYGVYCKSERTLTFSSGGHPPALLISGGSVMPLRTQGMIVGGMPDMTYTSDSVRVERGARFFLYSDGVYELKKVSDGKMWEFEEYSAFMSGTSGKLGNPIDQLIDYTRELQGSELYEDDFSMVEFVFA; translated from the coding sequence ATGATCGATGCAACTTCAAGTGAAGAACTCCTTACCCAGCACAAAATAAGTGTTCTACTAATTGATGATCAGCCGATGGTAGGCGAGGCTATACGCCGGATGCTTGAGGGAGAGGAAGATATTGATTTCCATTTCGTAAGCGATCCTACTCTGGCTATTCCAACTGCAGAAAAATTACAGCCAACAGTTATTTTGCAGGATCTTGTTATGCCTGACATCGATGGAATGACTATGGTCAAATTCATGCGAGTAAACTCCAGATTGAAAGATATCCCGCTCATTGTACTTTCAACTAAAGAAGAAGCAACGACAAAAGCCAAGGCGTTTGAGCTCGGGGCTAACGATTATCTGGTTAAGCTTCCTGATCGCATTGAGTTGCTGGCCCGTATCCGTTATCACTCTAAAGGTTATATCAACCTTCTTCAAAGGAATGAAGCTTATAAACAGCTTTTGGAGAGCAGGGACGAAATGCGTAAAGAACTTGCTGTTGCAGCTGACTATGTCACTTCGCTGCTGCCTTCCCCCGTAACAGAAGGTGATATTCAAGCAGATTGGAGGTTTATCCCTTCTGCATCTCTCGGTGGAGATTCATTTGGTTATCACTGGCTTGATGATGATCATTTTGCCATGTATCTTCTTGATGTCTGTGATCACGGGGTCGGGTCGGCGTTGCTGTCTGTTTCGGCTATGAATGTTCTTCGCTCTCAAACTCTGCCTGATACTGATTTTTTAAAGCCTGAAATGGTTCTTAAATCTTTAAATGATTCTTTTCAGATGGATCAGCAGAATAATCTCTATTTTACTATGTGGTACGGAGTTTATTGTAAATCTGAGCGTACCCTTACTTTTTCAAGTGGGGGCCATCCTCCGGCGCTTCTTATAAGCGGTGGCTCCGTTATGCCATTACGTACTCAAGGTATGATTGTGGGGGGGATGCCGGATATGACCTACACAAGTGACTCTGTTAGGGTAGAACGGGGAGCACGTTTTTTTCTTTATAGTGACGGTGTTTACGAACTTAAAAAAGTATCAGACGGGAAGATGTGGGAATTCGAAGAGTATTCTGCATTTATGTCCGGAACTTCCGGTAAGCTGGGAAATCCTATTGATCAGCTGATTGACTATACCAGAGAGTTGCAGGGCAGTGAGCTTTATGAAGATGATTTTTCCATGGTCGAATTTGTTTTTGCATAA
- a CDS encoding methyl-accepting chemotaxis protein, whose amino-acid sequence MSIRKQFIVGCVVFCIALTVAIMWLISNYTRETLMDEYRGKAELMLQTMMAVRKHTGVVIRPHATVFLPPDKFVTELQSTSFTANGVFGRIPDQFKHGLTFKTASTKPRNPDNLATDDEGLIIEELELLAKSGKRPFIGEVRNLNGIDYFIAAEGESNKQECMVCHGEPKDAPLSMKERYPVDTDTGYHRIQGRIECAQIAAIPLAAMTASANQALGSVVFIGCIFIAATLAFLIFGLNLIFKPVSKITDIAKNIEDGDLESASASLRKMRNRAEDHFFAKKFIMPGNEIGNLVLSFEGMITGLSRIIGEVRDTGDSVSAVGNKINSTAKQIDSAVTRQAASTNEVTATSKLISKTSKNLVQVMGDVASSASESAHMAEALQSNIENREQSLIKLVDSTDSVSSRLGAINERAININNIVTTIARIADQTNLLSLNAAIEAEKAGQFGQGFSVVAREIRRLADQTVIAAEDIELMVRDMQSAVSSGVVEMEKFNQEVRSSVDEVEKMSTDLGQIIEQVRILKPRFTDVSRSMSDQADSAEQISEAMSDLSENAVETTESIDEFKRTVASLNYTVHSLTGAVDGFKVVGDTESDSAQGSKIDVNKDSESPKQNN is encoded by the coding sequence ATGAGTATCCGTAAGCAGTTCATAGTAGGGTGTGTTGTTTTCTGCATAGCCCTTACCGTGGCCATAATGTGGTTGATTTCCAATTATACCAGAGAAACTCTTATGGATGAGTATCGCGGTAAGGCAGAACTCATGCTTCAGACTATGATGGCAGTGCGCAAGCATACTGGAGTCGTTATCAGACCTCATGCTACGGTGTTTTTGCCTCCGGACAAATTTGTCACTGAATTGCAGTCTACATCTTTCACCGCTAACGGAGTTTTTGGTCGTATTCCCGATCAGTTTAAGCATGGGCTAACTTTTAAGACTGCTTCCACAAAACCTCGTAATCCAGATAATCTGGCAACTGATGATGAGGGCCTCATAATTGAAGAGTTGGAACTTTTGGCAAAATCCGGAAAAAGACCTTTTATAGGCGAAGTACGAAATTTAAATGGAATTGATTATTTTATTGCTGCTGAGGGAGAATCAAACAAACAAGAGTGCATGGTCTGCCACGGAGAGCCTAAAGATGCTCCTTTGTCTATGAAGGAAAGATATCCCGTTGATACTGATACTGGATACCACCGTATTCAAGGTCGTATTGAGTGTGCACAAATTGCTGCAATCCCTCTGGCTGCTATGACTGCTTCAGCTAATCAGGCTTTGGGATCAGTTGTTTTTATTGGATGTATTTTTATTGCTGCAACTCTTGCTTTTCTGATTTTCGGTTTGAATCTTATTTTTAAACCGGTATCAAAAATTACCGATATTGCGAAAAATATTGAGGATGGAGACCTGGAAAGTGCGAGTGCTTCATTACGCAAGATGCGAAATAGAGCTGAAGACCATTTTTTTGCTAAAAAATTTATAATGCCCGGAAACGAAATCGGTAACCTTGTTTTATCTTTTGAGGGTATGATTACCGGCCTTTCACGGATTATAGGTGAAGTCCGTGACACAGGAGATAGTGTTTCCGCTGTTGGAAATAAAATTAATTCTACAGCAAAACAGATAGATTCTGCTGTAACAAGACAGGCAGCCTCAACAAATGAGGTTACAGCGACCAGTAAATTAATCAGCAAAACGTCTAAGAACCTTGTACAGGTAATGGGAGATGTTGCATCCAGCGCCAGCGAATCGGCTCACATGGCTGAAGCTTTACAATCAAATATTGAAAACAGAGAGCAATCTTTAATTAAGCTGGTTGATTCTACGGATAGTGTTTCTTCACGTCTTGGTGCAATCAATGAAAGAGCAATCAATATTAATAATATCGTGACAACTATCGCGCGTATTGCTGATCAGACTAATCTACTGTCTTTGAACGCAGCAATTGAAGCTGAAAAAGCAGGGCAGTTTGGGCAGGGGTTCTCTGTTGTGGCCCGTGAGATACGTCGATTGGCAGATCAGACAGTTATTGCCGCCGAAGATATTGAGCTTATGGTTCGCGACATGCAGTCAGCGGTCAGTTCAGGGGTTGTTGAAATGGAAAAATTCAACCAAGAAGTGCGTTCCAGTGTGGATGAAGTTGAAAAAATGAGTACTGACCTTGGTCAGATTATTGAGCAGGTCCGAATACTTAAACCCCGTTTTACCGATGTTTCCCGTTCCATGAGTGATCAGGCTGATAGTGCTGAACAGATTAGTGAAGCTATGTCCGATTTAAGTGAAAACGCTGTCGAGACAACAGAATCTATTGATGAATTTAAGAGAACAGTAGCCAGCCTCAATTATACTGTGCATAGCCTTACCGGAGCAGTGGATGGGTTTAAAGTTGTTGGCGATACCGAATCGGACTCTGCACAAGGGTCTAAAATAGATGTAAATAAGGATTCCGAATCACCTAAGCAAAACAATTAA
- a CDS encoding Hpt domain-containing protein encodes MTRDMADLSMLELFRMEAGNHTLELESGLPGLDKELSLEKLQPLIHASNALKGSGRIVGLDDVVCLAGAMEAVFERCRKDKTPVSTDQVEAMISAAEFISTLAKVEAEHMDGWLEENSVHFNDLLGRIEYTVTDAEKTENETKQVESEVIVPESVDCKAEPLQVEKVILSVDSSMLDLFRMEAESHSKTLEAGLAELNNDQSQKKIEVLMGAVHSLKETACIVNLDDVVSLTNAMGNLLESCSKGSQTFHEQEIDILHTATKLLAEISCVDTDNLGNWLAENHWDMSAVTTDLKKALVVSEQPLSVLLPQKSDIIAPKEEAISNMQPKEEVQLADLSMLDLFRMEAESHSLSLTAGLLDLEKDQSADKVEPLMRAAHSMKGAARIVGLTDAVALAHAMEDLLVACQNGDVVLSSTQIDILLSATDIYKDVSLLDTSEIQDFLTAKKPLMDQMEMALRGDKQAVRDVCSQVCPIETYTASMDVDESDLSVTSIPEAGMRTAQAAPVQKEFESPKHAAAKKDSVVRVSAGNLNRLMALAGESLVESGRLSDLASSLLRIKGSHRDLMKAIEESCDRVADGETPASVLVNLKDVLAECQALVAQHIDEFDLYHRRSDNVSGRLYHEVIASRMRPFSDGGRGFPRLVRDLARSLGKEVDFVIEGNATSVDRDILEKLEAPLNHLIRNAVDHGIEIPDERVACGKTPVGIIKVIAGHRAGMLFIEIRDDGKGLDPERIRAKVVEKGLAPARMAAEMSRAELMEFLFLPGFSTAGKVTEISGRGVGLDVVHAMVQEVGGTVRAESEPGQGMSFSLQLPLTLSVIRTLLLEISGQPYAIPLSRISRIASIFPDQLQLVEDRQYVSLDGSNVGLVPASQVLGTTVSSSETETLKIVVISDRMNKYGLVIDDFLGEQDLVVLPLDDRLGKVPDVNSVALMPDGSPVLILDAEDLVRSIDNLLSGGRLGKVGIESSHIAEVQKILVVDDSLTVREVERKLLANHGYKVDTAVDGQDGFNAVLTENYDLVITDVDMPRMNGLELTRKLKDDPDLKLIPVMMVSYKDRKEDKLRGLEAGADYYLTKSSFHDETLLSAVEDLIGGPGK; translated from the coding sequence GTGACGCGCGATATGGCTGATCTGTCCATGTTGGAACTTTTTCGTATGGAGGCCGGAAACCATACTTTGGAGCTTGAATCAGGACTGCCAGGTCTTGATAAAGAGCTGTCTTTGGAAAAGTTACAGCCACTCATCCACGCATCCAACGCCCTGAAAGGCTCCGGGCGAATTGTTGGCCTTGATGATGTTGTGTGTCTGGCCGGAGCGATGGAAGCGGTTTTTGAAAGATGCCGTAAAGATAAAACTCCAGTTTCTACCGATCAGGTTGAGGCAATGATAAGTGCCGCTGAATTTATAAGCACTCTGGCAAAAGTTGAAGCTGAACATATGGATGGATGGCTTGAAGAAAATAGTGTCCATTTTAATGATCTGCTTGGCCGTATTGAGTACACCGTAACTGATGCTGAAAAGACTGAAAATGAAACCAAACAAGTCGAAAGCGAAGTTATTGTTCCAGAGAGTGTTGATTGCAAGGCGGAACCGCTCCAAGTGGAAAAAGTTATTTTATCGGTCGATTCCTCAATGCTTGATCTTTTTAGAATGGAAGCTGAGAGCCACTCCAAGACTCTTGAAGCCGGGCTTGCTGAATTAAATAACGACCAGTCTCAAAAGAAAATTGAAGTACTCATGGGTGCAGTTCATTCTTTAAAAGAGACTGCATGTATTGTGAATCTTGACGATGTAGTTTCGCTCACCAATGCTATGGGAAATCTACTTGAGTCTTGTAGTAAAGGATCGCAGACTTTTCATGAACAAGAGATTGATATCCTTCATACAGCAACGAAGTTACTGGCAGAAATTTCCTGTGTAGATACGGATAATCTTGGTAACTGGCTGGCGGAAAATCATTGGGACATGAGTGCTGTTACTACTGATCTTAAAAAGGCTTTGGTCGTATCAGAGCAACCTTTGTCTGTTTTACTTCCTCAAAAGTCAGATATCATCGCTCCCAAAGAAGAAGCCATATCTAATATGCAGCCTAAAGAAGAGGTTCAGCTTGCTGACCTGTCCATGCTTGATCTTTTTCGTATGGAGGCTGAAAGCCATTCATTGTCCCTTACTGCCGGTTTGCTTGATCTTGAAAAGGATCAGTCTGCAGACAAAGTTGAGCCGCTTATGCGTGCAGCCCATTCGATGAAAGGTGCAGCACGCATTGTAGGCCTTACTGACGCAGTTGCTCTTGCCCATGCTATGGAGGATCTGCTTGTTGCCTGCCAGAATGGGGATGTTGTTCTAAGTTCTACCCAGATTGATATTCTTCTTTCTGCAACTGATATCTATAAAGATGTATCTTTGCTTGATACAAGCGAAATTCAAGATTTTTTAACTGCAAAGAAGCCGCTTATGGATCAGATGGAAATGGCATTGCGCGGTGATAAGCAGGCTGTGAGAGATGTTTGTAGTCAGGTCTGCCCGATTGAAACATACACTGCTTCAATGGATGTAGATGAATCTGATCTCTCTGTGACTTCCATACCTGAAGCAGGTATGCGGACAGCTCAAGCTGCTCCAGTGCAGAAAGAATTTGAATCTCCCAAACATGCTGCGGCAAAAAAGGACTCTGTGGTTCGTGTTTCGGCCGGAAATTTGAATCGACTTATGGCTCTTGCCGGGGAAAGTCTGGTTGAATCCGGAAGACTGAGTGATTTAGCCTCATCTCTTTTACGCATAAAAGGCAGTCACCGTGATCTTATGAAAGCTATTGAAGAAAGTTGCGATCGTGTTGCGGATGGCGAGACTCCTGCTTCAGTTCTGGTTAACCTTAAGGATGTACTTGCTGAATGCCAGGCTTTGGTTGCTCAGCATATTGATGAATTTGATCTCTACCACAGGCGTTCAGATAATGTTTCCGGCAGGCTTTATCATGAAGTTATTGCCAGCCGTATGCGTCCCTTTTCTGATGGTGGGCGAGGTTTTCCACGTCTGGTGCGCGATCTTGCCCGCTCACTTGGTAAGGAAGTTGATTTTGTCATTGAAGGGAACGCGACATCTGTTGACCGTGACATTCTTGAAAAGCTTGAGGCTCCTCTTAACCATCTTATTAGAAATGCTGTAGATCACGGCATTGAAATACCGGATGAACGTGTAGCATGTGGTAAAACCCCTGTAGGGATTATCAAAGTTATTGCCGGACATCGGGCTGGAATGCTTTTTATTGAAATACGTGATGACGGAAAAGGACTTGATCCGGAACGCATTCGAGCGAAAGTAGTTGAGAAAGGGCTTGCTCCAGCTAGAATGGCTGCAGAGATGAGTCGGGCTGAGTTAATGGAATTCTTATTTTTACCCGGATTTTCCACTGCCGGTAAAGTTACTGAAATTTCAGGGCGCGGGGTAGGCCTTGATGTAGTTCATGCAATGGTGCAGGAGGTCGGTGGAACTGTGCGGGCTGAATCTGAACCAGGGCAGGGAATGTCCTTTTCTCTACAATTACCGCTTACTTTATCGGTCATTCGTACTTTGCTGTTAGAAATTTCAGGACAGCCTTATGCTATTCCTTTAAGCCGTATCAGTCGGATTGCATCTATTTTTCCTGATCAATTACAGCTTGTTGAGGATCGTCAGTATGTTTCTCTTGACGGTTCAAATGTGGGACTTGTTCCTGCTTCTCAGGTTCTGGGAACAACGGTGTCTTCATCTGAGACAGAAACGCTGAAGATTGTTGTTATCAGTGACCGTATGAATAAATATGGGCTGGTCATAGATGATTTTCTTGGTGAACAGGATCTTGTGGTTCTACCACTTGACGATCGGCTTGGAAAAGTACCTGATGTAAACTCGGTTGCTCTTATGCCTGACGGTTCGCCAGTATTGATTCTTGATGCTGAAGATCTTGTACGTTCCATTGATAATCTTCTTTCCGGAGGAAGGTTGGGGAAAGTTGGAATTGAATCCTCCCATATAGCTGAAGTTCAGAAAATTTTAGTGGTAGATGACTCACTTACAGTGCGTGAAGTTGAGCGTAAACTGCTCGCTAATCACGGATATAAAGTTGATACTGCAGTTGATGGACAGGACGGTTTTAACGCAGTTCTTACTGAAAATTATGATCTTGTTATCACAGATGTTGATATGCCCCGTATGAATGGATTGGAGTTGACCCGTAAACTAAAAGATGACCCTGATCTTAAACTCATTCCGGTGATGATGGTTTCTTACAAAGACCGCAAAGAAGATAAGTTGCGTGGTCTTGAAGCCGGAGCAGACTACTACCTTACAAAAAGCAGTTTTCATGATGAAACTCTTCTTTCGGCGGTGGAAGACCTTATAGGCGGACCAGGAAAATGA
- a CDS encoding ATP-binding protein, which yields MSNVSFSIKSKLFIAVCLTAAICVSLPLGFAYYLLEADLVADTYHAASERLELAKRFYLKVESDDIEAKVAAVSNMLGKEVAFVSPDGQTVVSTSWSDDGWNISRSEMTAVQENGIFFQVLKDPVDNSENLYSAIKVNIHSGVDDGYLVTEQSLSVLNARMGTVSNVFFWVLPIVALVCYMVIKFVTLQLTISVESMVRTAEAVGQGNYKRRIRTYPDKEFIPLANAINWMAERIDEHVGIITGQKNKIQAVLNGMWDGVMVMDCSCRIQSVNRALIEILPDVENGLNRNPLEVIPSKELQDGCNDVLADEGPEATTVQATLPNGRVYDINIVRSPNTVEPGQGPGAIAVFHDISEIKRLEAVRKDFVANVSHELRTPLTSIKGYAETLLSDPPPPESIQKNFLRTIEKNANHMCKIVDDLLNLSRLEGGIGQGNFISMDPVNALNDAWQACAGLAEKRNIDLITGVEKGKFTVNADPDQLLQLFRNLFENAIKYGPADKPVVVKQCIEADKLKFIIQDEGLGIPAVDQPRIFERFYSVEKFRRNEFGSTGLGLAISRHIVSNHGGEITVQSPPQGRSQGTAFILTLPFKRI from the coding sequence ATGAGTAATGTAAGTTTTTCAATCAAAAGTAAGCTGTTTATAGCTGTATGCTTGACTGCAGCCATATGCGTCAGCCTTCCGCTAGGATTTGCCTATTATTTGTTAGAGGCAGACCTTGTTGCTGACACATACCATGCTGCCAGCGAAAGGCTTGAACTGGCAAAACGTTTCTACTTGAAAGTAGAAAGTGACGATATTGAAGCTAAGGTTGCAGCTGTTTCCAATATGCTTGGAAAAGAAGTGGCTTTTGTTTCACCAGATGGGCAGACAGTCGTTTCCACTTCATGGTCAGATGACGGTTGGAACATCAGTCGTTCAGAAATGACAGCAGTGCAGGAGAACGGAATATTTTTTCAGGTTTTAAAAGATCCAGTTGATAACTCGGAAAATCTTTATTCTGCAATCAAAGTAAATATTCATAGTGGTGTTGATGATGGTTATTTAGTCACAGAGCAATCATTGTCAGTACTAAATGCGCGAATGGGAACGGTCAGTAATGTCTTTTTCTGGGTTTTACCCATAGTTGCGCTTGTATGTTATATGGTTATCAAATTCGTCACCCTGCAACTCACCATTTCTGTAGAATCAATGGTACGTACCGCTGAAGCTGTTGGACAGGGAAATTACAAGCGCCGCATCAGAACATACCCTGACAAAGAGTTCATCCCACTGGCGAATGCAATCAACTGGATGGCAGAACGGATTGATGAACATGTCGGAATTATTACCGGACAGAAGAATAAGATTCAGGCTGTATTAAATGGAATGTGGGACGGAGTTATGGTCATGGATTGCAGTTGTCGTATCCAGAGCGTTAACCGTGCATTAATTGAGATATTACCAGATGTTGAAAATGGACTGAACCGTAATCCCCTAGAAGTTATTCCAAGTAAAGAACTTCAGGATGGTTGTAATGATGTTCTTGCAGATGAAGGTCCGGAAGCTACTACTGTTCAGGCTACGTTACCTAACGGGCGTGTTTATGACATAAATATTGTTCGCTCGCCTAATACGGTTGAACCTGGGCAGGGGCCGGGTGCTATTGCTGTGTTCCATGATATAAGCGAAATTAAACGCCTTGAAGCCGTGCGAAAGGATTTTGTTGCCAACGTTTCACATGAACTCAGAACTCCGCTTACTTCAATTAAAGGATATGCTGAGACATTGCTTTCCGATCCACCTCCACCGGAATCAATTCAGAAGAATTTTCTTAGAACTATTGAAAAAAATGCGAATCATATGTGTAAAATAGTTGATGATTTACTAAATCTTTCACGGCTTGAAGGAGGAATAGGTCAGGGAAACTTCATAAGCATGGATCCAGTAAATGCATTAAATGATGCATGGCAGGCATGTGCAGGACTTGCAGAAAAGCGAAATATAGACCTCATAACTGGGGTTGAAAAAGGAAAGTTCACGGTTAATGCTGACCCGGATCAACTGCTTCAGCTATTTAGAAATTTATTTGAAAATGCGATTAAATACGGCCCCGCAGATAAGCCTGTTGTAGTAAAGCAGTGCATCGAAGCAGATAAGCTTAAATTTATAATTCAGGATGAAGGGTTGGGTATCCCGGCTGTTGATCAGCCGCGTATTTTTGAAAGGTTCTATTCTGTAGAAAAATTTCGTCGTAATGAGTTTGGTTCAACAGGTCTTGGGCTGGCTATTTCACGCCATATTGTCTCTAATCATGGCGGAGAAATAACAGTGCAAAGTCCTCCTCAAGGACGCAGTCAGGGAACGGCGTTCATACTTACACTGCCTTTTAAGCGGATATAG
- a CDS encoding carbonic anhydrase has protein sequence MLLFLILAVLFGMLSSICLAENSTVESAQKLGADQSLVLLKEGNLRFMKGSSVYPNQTSHQRKVLALQGQNPFATIVSASDSRVDPVLIFDRGLGDIFTVRLAGNVVGSDTLASVEYSMLALETPLLVVMGHTRSTLIQAAVEGVKMNGHLMQLLGKLEPAIKMTKVLYPSLKGTELINKVAEINVRQVMRDILGHCPAILGKVRSGKARIMGAIYDTDTGAVRWLGP, from the coding sequence GTGCTTTTGTTTCTTATCCTTGCGGTTCTTTTTGGAATGCTTTCTTCAATCTGCTTAGCAGAAAATAGTACTGTGGAATCAGCGCAGAAGTTGGGTGCCGATCAATCTCTAGTGCTTCTTAAGGAAGGAAATCTGCGTTTTATGAAAGGATCAAGTGTGTATCCTAATCAAACTTCCCATCAGCGCAAAGTTCTTGCCTTACAGGGGCAGAATCCTTTTGCAACAATAGTAAGTGCATCAGATTCGCGTGTTGATCCTGTTCTTATTTTTGATCGCGGACTAGGTGATATTTTTACTGTGCGTCTGGCTGGTAATGTTGTCGGCAGCGATACTCTTGCTTCCGTAGAATACTCAATGCTGGCATTAGAAACTCCTTTGCTCGTTGTAATGGGGCATACTAGAAGTACTCTTATTCAGGCTGCTGTAGAAGGTGTTAAGATGAATGGACACCTGATGCAGTTGCTGGGTAAGTTGGAGCCTGCAATTAAAATGACTAAGGTTCTTTACCCGTCTCTTAAGGGTACTGAACTGATAAACAAGGTTGCTGAAATAAATGTAAGGCAGGTTATGAGAGATATTCTTGGACATTGCCCTGCAATTCTAGGAAAAGTCAGGTCTGGCAAGGCCCGTATCATGGGAGCCATCTATGATACGGATACAGGTGCTGTGCGCTGGCTTGGACCTTAA